A genomic window from Candidatus Deferrimicrobium borealis includes:
- the cax gene encoding calcium/proton exchanger, with translation MNSLLKEIRHNPLLWLLVFVPVVFATTKLKPEAHTLLFVLSVLAIVPLAVLLSHATESVASKTGDSVGGLLNATLGNLTELVIAATALRAGQYMLVKASVAGAIVTNTLFMLGASFFIGGLKYHMQEYNRVSARFQAGLLFLATVALLIPSAVSQADSSAAMAFTQKLSLGLAVLLIVAYGLGMVFSLNTHRELFASAESGEAGEAPWPMGLALATLAGVTVLVALVSEIFVESVQEAAVAFGMTPAFVGFIVVALVGAAAEMATAFSGAHKNRLDLSVGIALGSASQIALFVAPVLVLLSYVLGPVPMDLQFWPGAVVMMLIATMATSLVTNTGRSAWFVGLLLLMVYLIFAMTLFLLPPRAP, from the coding sequence ATGAACTCCCTTCTCAAAGAAATCCGTCACAATCCACTACTCTGGTTGCTGGTTTTCGTGCCCGTGGTGTTTGCAACCACGAAGCTAAAGCCCGAAGCGCACACGCTGCTGTTCGTGCTGTCCGTATTGGCCATTGTGCCCCTGGCGGTGCTGCTGAGTCACGCCACCGAATCCGTGGCGTCCAAAACGGGCGATTCGGTCGGCGGGCTGCTCAACGCCACGCTGGGAAACCTGACCGAACTGGTCATCGCGGCCACCGCCTTGCGTGCCGGGCAATACATGCTTGTGAAGGCATCCGTCGCAGGGGCGATTGTCACCAACACGCTGTTCATGTTGGGAGCATCGTTTTTCATCGGTGGCCTCAAATACCATATGCAGGAATACAACCGTGTAAGCGCCCGTTTTCAAGCAGGCCTGCTCTTTCTGGCCACGGTCGCGCTGTTGATTCCTTCGGCGGTCTCTCAAGCCGACTCCTCGGCGGCCATGGCGTTCACCCAGAAGTTGAGCCTGGGGCTGGCGGTACTGCTCATCGTTGCCTACGGACTGGGCATGGTGTTCTCGCTCAATACGCACCGCGAGCTGTTTGCCAGCGCGGAATCCGGAGAGGCCGGCGAAGCGCCGTGGCCCATGGGTCTGGCCTTGGCCACGCTGGCCGGCGTTACGGTGCTGGTGGCGCTGGTGAGCGAGATATTCGTCGAGTCGGTGCAGGAAGCGGCGGTTGCGTTCGGGATGACCCCGGCGTTCGTGGGTTTCATCGTCGTGGCGCTTGTGGGTGCGGCGGCGGAGATGGCCACAGCGTTTTCCGGCGCGCACAAGAACCGGCTGGACCTGAGTGTGGGCATCGCGCTGGGGAGCGCGTCCCAAATTGCGCTGTTCGTGGCTCCGGTGCTGGTGTTGCTGAGTTACGTTCTCGGACCGGTGCCGATGGACCTCCAGTTCTGGCCGGGCGCGGTGGTGATGATGCTCATTGCCACGATGGCCACCTCGTTGGTGACCAACACTGGGCGATCGGCTTGGTTCGTCGGTTTGTTACTACTGATGGTGTACCTGATTTTCGCCATGACGCTTTTCCTGTTGCCTCCCCGAGCGCCATAA
- a CDS encoding VIT1/CCC1 transporter family protein: MANEPIKSSKRVLDPIDRVSEVLFGLIMVLTFTGSLSVAETGRTEVRTMLLGALGCNLVWGIIDGLFYLMGCLAEKSRLILTLRAVRNAADPQAAQRIIADALPSLVATALGPAGLETMRQRLADFPEPPDLARVDKGDLQGAVGVFLLVFLSTFPVVIPFVLLKDISLALRLSNAVAIVMLFLTGYAFGRITGRRPWVVGIFMMLFGALLVGLTIALGG, from the coding sequence ATGGCCAACGAACCCATAAAATCATCCAAACGAGTCCTGGACCCGATTGATCGTGTCTCCGAAGTCCTCTTCGGTCTGATCATGGTCCTCACATTCACGGGCTCGCTCAGTGTTGCTGAAACGGGTCGGACCGAAGTCCGCACCATGCTCCTCGGGGCGCTCGGGTGCAATCTGGTGTGGGGAATCATTGACGGGTTGTTCTATCTGATGGGCTGCCTTGCCGAAAAGAGTCGACTCATTCTCACCTTGCGCGCGGTGCGAAATGCCGCCGATCCGCAGGCAGCGCAGCGGATCATCGCGGACGCGCTGCCCTCGCTGGTCGCAACCGCTCTCGGGCCGGCGGGACTTGAGACGATGCGCCAGCGCTTGGCCGATTTTCCCGAACCCCCCGACCTTGCACGCGTGGACAAGGGCGATTTGCAGGGCGCCGTCGGGGTCTTTCTTCTGGTGTTTCTCTCCACCTTTCCGGTGGTGATTCCGTTCGTGCTGCTGAAGGATATCTCCCTGGCCCTCCGCCTGTCCAATGCCGTTGCCATCGTGATGCTGTTCCTGACGGGCTACGCCTTTGGGCGCATAACGGGTCGTCGCCCGTGGGTGGTGGGGATCTTCATGATGCTCTTCGGGGCCCTGCTCGTGGGCCTCACCATCGCCCTGGGTGGATGA
- a CDS encoding OmpA family protein: MRNRHLILLVSILLATFLVAGCNSPYRALTKGETDQVSAISKKIAEAEGMEKGAKICAPKELAAAYVNLDVARHEATETWERPQPYFDSADKSADTVLAKTKACQPPVVKYSAEPATITGGQCSTLTWSSQNVQKAEIDQEVGAVGASGSKQVCPKETTLYTMTATGTGGTVYETATITVKAPVVPPPPPAAKPVPAPVAAPKAAEEITLRVNFDKNKYTIRPADLAELQKAVDFAKKNPNAKFHVVGYTDSRGSAKLNQKLSENRAEAVKKYLAGEAIAPEKITSEGKGAADPVGDNKTKEGQFQNRRVVLKIVSK, from the coding sequence ATGAGGAACCGGCATCTCATACTTCTCGTTTCGATTCTCCTCGCGACATTCCTGGTGGCCGGCTGCAACAGCCCCTATCGCGCCCTGACGAAGGGTGAAACGGACCAGGTCAGTGCCATCTCGAAGAAGATCGCCGAGGCGGAGGGGATGGAGAAGGGGGCGAAGATCTGCGCTCCCAAGGAACTGGCTGCCGCTTATGTAAACCTTGACGTTGCCCGGCACGAAGCGACCGAGACTTGGGAGAGGCCCCAGCCCTATTTCGATTCCGCGGATAAGTCCGCCGATACGGTTCTTGCCAAGACGAAGGCGTGTCAACCTCCTGTTGTGAAATATTCGGCGGAACCGGCGACGATAACCGGGGGACAGTGCTCGACCCTGACGTGGTCTTCGCAAAACGTGCAAAAAGCGGAGATTGATCAGGAGGTGGGAGCCGTCGGTGCGAGCGGCTCCAAGCAGGTGTGCCCAAAGGAAACCACCCTATATACGATGACCGCGACCGGGACCGGCGGGACCGTCTACGAGACGGCAACCATCACGGTGAAGGCGCCGGTAGTGCCTCCTCCTCCTCCGGCCGCAAAGCCGGTACCGGCTCCCGTCGCCGCTCCCAAGGCGGCCGAGGAGATAACGCTTCGCGTCAACTTCGACAAGAACAAATATACCATCCGGCCGGCGGACCTCGCGGAGCTGCAGAAGGCGGTCGATTTCGCGAAGAAGAACCCGAACGCCAAATTCCACGTGGTGGGATATACGGACTCCCGTGGCAGCGCCAAACTCAACCAGAAGCTGTCCGAGAACAGGGCGGAGGCCGTGAAGAAGTACCTCGCGGGCGAGGCCATCGCACCCGAGAAGATCACCTCGGAGGGGAAAGGGGCGGCCGATCCCGTCGGGGACAACAAGACGAAGGAAGGGCAGTTCCAGAACCGTAGAGTGGTGCTGAAGATAGTAAGTAAATAA
- a CDS encoding cache domain-containing protein, which produces MRKVGVIAVMVLASMVFASSALAESATKDECVTKVKEAVQLINEKGLDAAITVINKKDGGFAWKDSYVFVVDFQGTTVANALFPDHVGRNQIGLANKDGRMIIQEFIEIAKTKGEGWSEYMWPKPAEMQKPKDQRVSSKKASYVLRVPGQEMFAVAGIHE; this is translated from the coding sequence ATGAGGAAGGTGGGCGTAATCGCGGTGATGGTTTTGGCGAGTATGGTCTTCGCATCAAGCGCTCTGGCGGAGAGCGCCACGAAGGACGAATGCGTCACGAAAGTGAAGGAAGCAGTTCAACTGATCAACGAAAAGGGACTTGACGCTGCAATCACGGTGATCAACAAGAAAGATGGCGGATTCGCATGGAAGGACAGTTATGTGTTCGTCGTAGATTTCCAAGGGACGACGGTCGCCAATGCGTTATTCCCAGATCATGTCGGCAGGAATCAGATTGGATTGGCGAACAAGGATGGAAGGATGATTATCCAGGAATTCATTGAGATCGCCAAAACCAAGGGTGAAGGTTGGTCCGAATATATGTGGCCGAAGCCCGCGGAAATGCAAAAACCCAAAGACCAGCGGGTTTCCTCAAAGAAAGCAAGCTATGTCCTTCGAGTTCCAGGGCAAGAAATGTTCGCGGTCGCGGGGATACATGAATGA
- a CDS encoding rubrerythrin family protein, with protein sequence MATEKNLKEAFAGESQANRMYLAFAQKAESDGYRQIAKLFRAAAAAETVHAHAHFRVMGGVKGTVDNLQAAISGEGYEFQKMYPEFLKEAEAEKNAAAAVSFRFALAVEKIHYDLYSQALESLKKGKDLPGQDIFVCEICGNTVYGHAQDKCSVCGAPKSKFTKI encoded by the coding sequence ATGGCGACGGAGAAGAACCTGAAAGAGGCGTTTGCAGGTGAGAGCCAGGCTAACCGGATGTACCTGGCTTTTGCGCAAAAAGCGGAATCGGACGGGTATAGACAGATTGCGAAACTCTTCCGCGCTGCCGCTGCAGCGGAAACGGTCCACGCCCACGCCCATTTCCGTGTTATGGGGGGGGTAAAGGGCACGGTGGATAACCTGCAGGCTGCCATCAGCGGTGAGGGGTATGAATTCCAGAAGATGTACCCGGAGTTCTTGAAGGAGGCGGAAGCGGAGAAGAACGCCGCCGCCGCGGTTTCCTTCCGGTTCGCCCTGGCGGTGGAGAAGATCCACTACGACCTTTACTCGCAGGCGCTGGAAAGTCTCAAGAAGGGAAAGGATCTTCCCGGCCAGGACATCTTCGTCTGCGAGATCTGCGGCAATACGGTATACGGCCACGCGCAGGACAAGTGCTCAGTTTGCGGTGCTCCGAAAAGTAAATTTACGAAAATATAA
- a CDS encoding DUF4136 domain-containing protein: MCVFKGKERWAMMATVLLSATIMVGCAPTFKYSYDTKTKFPDLKSYTWATSSSLDRLLETNVQDFADQLLAQKGLKKMSEKADLVIKMGYDHYYGYQNTYELQGLNLFIYKTENQELVWRGTAQGTIYTDAASGDLKHAVEGILSNFPPKQ, translated from the coding sequence ATGTGTGTATTCAAAGGAAAAGAACGATGGGCAATGATGGCGACAGTACTCTTGTCAGCCACGATCATGGTGGGCTGCGCACCAACGTTCAAGTATTCCTACGACACGAAGACCAAATTCCCGGACCTGAAGAGTTATACATGGGCCACGTCATCGTCCTTGGACCGCCTGCTTGAAACGAATGTCCAGGATTTTGCGGATCAACTCCTCGCACAGAAAGGCCTCAAGAAGATGTCCGAGAAGGCCGACCTGGTGATAAAGATGGGTTACGATCATTACTACGGATATCAGAACACCTATGAACTCCAGGGGCTGAACTTGTTCATCTACAAAACCGAGAATCAGGAGTTGGTCTGGCGGGGGACGGCACAAGGTACCATCTACACCGATGCGGCTTCGGGCGACTTGAAGCATGCGGTAGAGGGTATTCTTTCGAATTTTCCGCCAAAGCAATAG
- a CDS encoding DUF4398 domain-containing protein translates to MKRPWVVLLAVVLCAGLVVAGCATSRGIKNAQAQLEKAKAAGAEKSAAFEYYTAEGYLGQAVRQAKEGDNKQAKIFTKQSTDYSAKALEMAKGGAK, encoded by the coding sequence GTGAAGCGACCGTGGGTTGTGTTGCTGGCGGTCGTCCTGTGTGCCGGTCTGGTGGTGGCCGGCTGCGCGACGTCCAGGGGGATCAAGAACGCTCAGGCGCAGTTGGAGAAAGCGAAAGCGGCTGGAGCCGAGAAAAGTGCGGCGTTCGAGTATTACACGGCAGAAGGGTACCTCGGGCAAGCAGTACGGCAGGCGAAAGAAGGGGATAATAAGCAGGCCAAAATCTTCACGAAGCAATCAACAGACTATTCCGCCAAAGCGCTGGAGATGGCCAAGGGAGGTGCGAAATGA